In Thermanaerovibrio velox DSM 12556, the genomic stretch ATGGCTTCCCGGCGCAGGTCTAGCCGGAAGGGCAACGCCCGGGATGCGGCGTCCTCCGGAACAGCCAAGGCGTGGGATCCATTGGGGCCCGAAAAAATAGGCTGAGGAGGGTCATCAAGGAAGACCTCCGCATGCCCCAATAACCTGGCAGTACAAGCGAGCCTTAAATCGCCGGGCATCAGAGCCTCCCTCGGGGACCGCCCGGAGAGGCCGCCGGATGCCCTTACGGTACAACCCCCGCACAGACCAAGGCCCCCGCAAGGGGACTCCACATCACGGGCGAAACCGGCGGCCTTGAGGGCTTCAAGCAGGCTGATCCCCCTTGGAAGCTCCATCTCAATCGTAGATCCCCTCCTGTGGACCCTTAAAACCGGCATGTTTACTTTCACCTCCCGGAGCGTAAAATCTACCATCATGAGGATATCCGAAGGAAACGCCATGTTGAGCTTCGGCTTCAGGGTACCCCCTGCCTCGGGGGACGCAAGGGTCCTGGCGGAAAGGATGAAGATCCCACCCCACCACAGGGCCCTGGATGTGCTTGGAACACTTCGCTTCAGGGTTACAGGGCTGGGCAGGGTTTTCGCCCTTTCGATCTTCGAAGACGTCGTAGGCGGAGATATGCCGTGCCTGCCGCCGGATACCCCGTGTCTTGGAGCCATCGTGTGGTCCTTGGAGGAGCTTCCGCCATCGGAAAGACCCGTCCTGGAACAGATGATAAGAAACGGTGCGGCCATGGCGGGGCTAGAAAGGGCCATCAACTTCTTCAAGCTCCTTCTTGCGAACCTGTCGGGCTTCAATCACGTAAGGGCCCTCTTCCCAGGAAGGGACGTCCCCCTTAATGTCCAAGGGCGGCTCGCCTACCTATTGAACAGCGATTCGGCTGGGATAAGCTTAAAAGAAGATCTCCTGGTGCCGGAGGACTCGCTTTCCACCCTTTTGATCCCCGTCTGCCATCCGGAGGACACGGGCCTTGACGATCAGTGCGGATCCTGCGGGGACCTGGGCTGCCCCTATAGGCGACCCTAAGTTTCCTAAATGTTGAACGGCAGCTCCGTCTCCCAAAGCTCCCCGTCCTCCCCGTCGGAGTAGTAACCGGGGACCAGCTCAACCCTCCTAAAGCCCATGGCGGAGTAAAACCCCATGGCGTCCCGGTTGGATGACCTTACGTGAAGCCTGGCCCTAAGGCACCCCTGTGCCATGGCCATCACCTCCATGGCACACATGAGCTGGGACCCAAGCCCCAGCCTCCTGAAGTCCCTATGGACCCCTATCCTCACGACCCACGCTTCGTCCCCACGAAGCTCCCAAACGAGGAACCCCCTGAGCTTCCCCTTAAGGAACATACCAATCACCGCTCCGCCCCGGTCGGAAGCCACGTGATGAAGAAAGAGTCCCCTGCTCCACGCAGGGGACCCACACATGACATCCAGCTCCTCCAGGCAAAGAACGTCCTCCACCCCGCAGAACCGGATCTCGCCGATTATCAAGGCCCGCTAAAGCCCCCTTATTATGGTGGCCTCCCTGGCAGGACCCACCCCCAGCAACACCACCGGGACCCCGCAGTACTCCTCTATGAAGGCCACGTAATCCTTTGCGGCCTTCGGCAGCTCGTCAAAGGACGTACACCCGGAGATGTCCTCGTTGAAACCCTTAAGGGTCTTGTACACCGGCTCCGCAGCGGAGAGCATCCGATGATCCGTGGGGAAGTAAACCGTTGAGCTCCCGTCTATCCGGTACTCCACCGCCACGTTTATCTGCTCCAATCCGGACAGGACATCAAGCTTGGTAAGGGCTATGGCGTCAAGGCCGTTAACCATAACCGAGTATTTTAAGGCCACCAGGTCAAGCCAACCGCATCTCCTGGGCCTTCCAGTGGTGGCTCCGTACTCGTTCCCCACCTCCCTAAGCCTAGAACCTATCTCGCAGTTGAGCTCCGTGGGGAACGGCCCCTCTCCCACCCTGGTGCAATAGGCCTTCGCAACCCCGATGACCCGGTCTATCCGGTTGGGCCCCACGCCGACCCCGGTACAGGCACCGCCGGCCGTCGGGCTGGAACTGGTGACATAGGGGTAGGTACCGAAGTCCACGTCAAGCAGCGTGCCCTGGGCACCCTCGAAAAGCACTCCCTTGCCCTCATCAAGCGCACGGTTCACTTCCACGTAGGCATCCCCAACGTACGGCGCCAGCTGGCACCCCCACTGGATCGCCCGGTCCATCAGGTCATCCATCGCCAAGGGCTTCTCACCGTATATGCGGGTGAGCAAGAGGTTCTTGCTCTCCAGGTTCAAAGCCAGCTTCTCCCTCAAGACCCCCTCGTCCAAAAGGTCCCCTATCCTTATGCCCACCCGGGCGAACTTGTCCACGTAACAGGGGCCTATCCCGCGACTGGTGGTGCCTATCCGCTGGGAGGCGCTCCTCTCCCTCTCGGATAGCACGTCCAGGGTCTTATGGTAGGGCATCACCACGTGGGCATTGCGGCTTACCACCAGCCTCGCCCTGTCCTTTCCCCTCTCCCGAAGCTCCCCAAGCTCCGCCAAGAGCTGGTCAGGATCCACCACCACGCCACCGCCTATGACGCAGGTCTTCCCCGGGTACAGCATCCCCGAGGGAAGCAGGTGAAAAACGTGTTTCTCCCCACCTGCTATTACCGTATGACCCGCGTTTGCCCCACCCTGATAGCGGACAACCAGATCAACCCTGTCCGCCAGGGCGTCGACCACCCGTCCCTTGCCCTCATCTCCCCACTGGGCCCCTATTATCACTTCCGCTCTGCGCTTCATCTCTTTCCTCCTCCCCCTTCCCCGGCCACCTGGGTGAGCCTCACCAGATCAAGCCCCTCCGGCATCGGCAGCTCCCCCCTGGAAAGCCTGGAAAGGACCTCTATGGTGCCGGGCCTTGGATGTCCTATGGCTACCGCCCTGCCCGACCTGTAGGCCCCCGAAAGGGCGGCCATCAAAGCCCGCTCCTCACCACCGGGGACCGCATCTATGAAGTATCGGTTTCTAAACGCCTTAAGCCCCATCTCCAAGGCCACCGAGAAGGCCACGGATTTCGGGTTGGTCCTGCTGTCCAGGAAGAACCACCCGGGCCTCTGCGCCTTGAGAGCCCCCAAAAAGGCCTCCATGGCAGGACGGTCTGCGGTGGCCCCAGAACCTCGATGGTTGTTAACCCCCACCGCCCCGGGCAGTGCATCAAAGGCCGCCTTAGCCCTATCCCTTATCTCCTCCGGGGCCATGTCAGGAGCTACCACCATCCCCTTAGAACTCCCGTCCGACAAGGCCTTCATCGGGACGTGAACCAGATATGGTATTCCCTTGGACTCCGCTATCCTAGCCACCTGGGACGCATGAGGAGCACCGGGTATTATAGCCCAGGTCATGGGAAGCTCCAAGGAGGCCAACCTCCGGGCGGCTTTAACGTCATACCCCATATCGTCCACCACTATCGCAAGCCAACGCCTGGGTTCCCCCGACCTATCCACCCCCTTGGCGGGTCGGGGAGGCGTGAGATGAGCACCATCTGCCAGTGGCCCCTTACCCGGCTCATCCGCCGATGCCACTGGGGCTTTACGCCCGGGCTCAACCAACGGGTTGTCCTGAGGGGCAGCCTTACCGGGAACCCCGCTTTCGGCGGCATCATCCCGGGCTACCTCAAGAGCCCCACGATCCCACAGACGGTCGAATACCTCCAAACCCTCCCGCCAAAACCTGCCGACGAAAACCACCAGGAGAAGGATAAGGACCGCCCATAAGAGCCGACGCACCCTTGCTACCTCATGGACTTCAAGATCTCAACGCCCTTCCTGACCTGAGGGTCCTTGGCAAGATCCCCCATGGGCTCCCCGGACACCTTCACGTCCGGGTTCAATCCCACCTTGTCTATCATGCGTCCCGAAGGGGTGTAGTACCGGGCGATGGTAACGTACATGCCCGCCCCATCGGGCAGGTTGAACAGGGTCTGAACGGACCCCTTGCCGAAGCTCTTGACCCCCACAAGCTTGGCCCTCCCATGATCCTTAAGGGCCCCTGCCACTATCTCCGAGGCACTGGCACTGCCCTCGTTGATGAGCACCACCAAAGGTCCCTTGAACTTAACCCTTCCGGAGGCGTACATGGCTTCGTTGGCCCTGTCAACCCTTCCCTTGGTGCTCACCACAAGATCCCCATCGTTCAGGAAGCAGGAGGCCACGTCCGCCGCGGCGTTAAGGAGTCCGCCGGGGTTGTTACGAAGATCCAAAACAATGCCCTTAGCCCCCTTGGAAGAGGCCCAAGCCACCGCCTCCGCCATCTCCTGCCCAGCGGTCTGGGTGAAATGGGCAAGCCTCACATAGGCGTACTTGTCCTTGAGCATCTCCTTCCGAACCGAACGGATCTTTATGATCTCCCTGATGAGATCGAACTTAATTATCTCATCCTTGCCCTTGCGACGAACCCAAACGGTTACCTTCGTCCCCGCCGGGCCCCGGAGCATGTTGACCACCTCATCCTGGTTCATCCCCACCACTATTTTGTCCCCAACCTTCACTATCTCATCCATGGGCTTAAGGCCCGCCCGCTCTGCAGGGGTGCCCTCCATGGGGCTTATGACCAGCACCTTGCCATCCCGCTGCCCCACGTACATGCCTACCCCTCCGTACTGACCCTCCATCTCTATGCTCTCTTCCTTAAGCTGGGAGGGATCCACAAACCGGGTGTAGGGATCCCCGGCGGCGGCAACCATTCCCTTCATGGCCCCATAGAAAAGCTTCTGCTCCCCGGGCAGCTTGTCCGCATCAACATGGTAAAGATCTATTATAGCCCTTGCCTGCCTGAGTATGGCCATGTTCCTGGGGGAGAAGGGGTCCTTGATGGAACCCTGCTGAATGCCATCCCCCGCCATGGCAGCCATAACCCCCGTTACCGCCAAGGCCCCTATGATGACGCCCAATACAAGATCTCTGAAGCGTTTGAACAAGGATCTCACACTTCCCTTCGTCCTGCGCAGTGGAATGAATGTCAACGGGTAGACCCCCAGGCCCACACCGCCAGACCTTCTGGCAAACCCAGCTTCCGCGTTCTACTGCAGGTAACCCCTCGGGTTTGTGGCCTTCCCGTTGACCCGGACCTCAAAGTGAAGGTGCGGCCCCGTGGCAATGCCGGTGCTCCCAACCCTACCTATTACCTCTCCACGGCCAACCTTCTCTCCCTCGTTTACCTCTATCTTGGAAAGGTGGGCATACACGGTGGTTATATCACCCCCGTGGTCAAGTATTATCACCTGACCGTAACCTCTTAGCCATCCGGCATACAACACCTCTCCGTTCTCCGCCGCCCTTACGGGATCCCCATGGTTGCCCGATATGTCTATCCCGGTGTGCATTATCCTGGTCCTGAAAACCGGGTGAACCCTTACCCCAAAGGAGCTTCGGATCTGCCCAACCACCGGCCAGGCGAGGCGTCCTCCCTTATAGTATATGACCTCTTTAGGCGCCGATGCCTTGATCTGGGCCGCCCGGGCCCGGGCCTCCGCAAGCCTTCGGCGCTTCTCCTCCATCAACCTGGTTATGGTGGAGTTTATGGCCTGCTCCATCCTCTGGTACTCCTGAAGCTCCGCCAGGTGCAGGCTCTTCTCGCTCCTAACCCGTTTCAGCAGATCGTTCCTCCTGTCCGAGGCCACCTTCAGCCGATACTTGTTGTCCTGCAGGTCCTGGTTCTGCTTCTCCAGAAGTGCCCTCTGCTCCGCCAGCTCCCTGTGGGCCATGCTCAGCCGGGTCTTCCGGTCCGAGAGCTCCCTTATGAGCCGCTGGTCCTGATCCGCTATCCTACCCAAAAGATACGAGGTGGAAAGGGCATCCATCGCACCAGGAGCCGACAGGAGCAGGTTGAACTCCGCTATGCCGCCATACTTGTATATGGCCACCAGCCGGGCCTTGAGAAGCTCCTTAACGTAATCTATCCTGGTGGAGGTGTTCCGTATCTCCGACACCAGCTGCCTCATCCGTTCCTTCACCTTCTCACGCTGAAGGCTCAAAACCGATATGCGCTGTTCCGTCACCGCGATCTGCTGGGCCAAGGTCTCGATCTCCGAGATGACGTCCCTCTCCTTGCCCTCCATCTCCTTGACCTTCCTCTGGTGATAGGATATCTGGCTTTGAACCTGATTAAGCCTCTTCTCCTCCTGCTTTAGGCGCCTCTCTAGATCGGAGGCCCCGGCGGCATAGGACCTTTCGCACAGGACCGCCAGCAGGGAAAAGGCTAGGAAGAACCGCTTAAACCCCATGGTTCCCACCGTTCCAATCATCCACGGCTAAAGGGGCTTAAGGGCCCTTCTGATGAAGCGCTCCACCGCCAGGAAGCTCGCGAAGAAGCTCACCAAGGCTCCCCCTCCCACCAGGACGCCACCAAGCCTCACGAGCAAGGAAGAGTCGTTCAAGAGCTCAAGGAAGGGCAGGAAGTCCTTGAGCCTCTCCACCGCTGCCCCGTAGGAGAAGGCTAGCATCACGGAAGAGCAAAACGCCCCGAGGCTCCCCAAAAGGACCCCCTGTATTATGAAAGGCATGGCCACGAAAGACGGGGTGGCCCCCACCATGAGCATTATGGCGATCTCCTCCTCCTTGGAGTAGACCGCTATCCTTATGGTGTTGAAGAGGACGACACCGCTTGCCGCCACCGCCACCAGCAGGACCGCAAGGGAGAATCGGCCCGCGAACCTGGACAGCTTTGCCAGCTTCTCCGCCAGCTTGCCAGCGTACACCACATCTTGAACCTCGTCCACCGCAACCAGCTCCCTCGCCACGATGGGGACCGACGAGGCCTTGTCCACCCAGACCTCCACGCTGGGAGGAAGGGGGTTCTCTCCCAACAGGGTTATTGCCTGGGCTTGGCTTCCCAGCCGGGCCTTCAGGCGCTCAAGCGCCTTGGCGGGGGTTATGACCTCCACGGCCCTCACGTGGGGCATTCGACGCACCCTCGCAGCAAACCCGTTAAGGTCCACGTTGGGGGAGACATAGGCCTGAATGGACAACTCCCCCTCCAGGTTCTTCACCACATGCCGGGTGTTAAGCACGAAGAGGATGCTGGATCCCATGAGGTAGAAGACCGCGGCGGAGGTGAACAGGGTGAGAAAACTCAAACCCCAGTGCCGAAAGACCAGCCTTAAACCGTCCCTTATGGCATACCTAAAGCTCCCCATCTATCTCGTACCTTCCCCTCTTTTCATCTCTAACCACTCGCCCCATCTTGAGTTCCACCACCCGCTGCCTATAGGAGTCCACCAGGTACTGGTTGTGGGTGGCCATGAGCACCGTGGTCCCCATGGCGTTTATGGATAGGATGAGCTGCATTATCTCTTCCGCGGTATGAAGGTCCAGGTTGCCCGTTGGCTCGTCCGCCAGCAGTATGGACGGGGAGTTCACTATGGCCCTGGCTATCGCCACCCGCTGCTGCTCACCCCCTGAAAGCTGCGGTGGGTAGAGAAAACGGCGCCGCCAAAGGTTCACCCGCTCCAAAACCTCGTCGGTCCTCTCCTTAACCTCCCTAGGCGGCATCCCAAGCACTTCGAGCACGAAGGCCACGTTCTCGAAAACGTTAAGATGCGGCAAAAGGCAGAAGTCCTGATAGATAACCCCCACGTCCCGCCGGAACAGCGAAAGATCCACACGGCTTATCTTCCGCAAACTGTACGAACCCACCATGACCTGACCCCTGGTGGGCATTACCTCCCTGGTTATGGTCCTCATCAAAGTGGTCTTCCCCGATCCGGTGGGACCTACCAGATATACGAACTCCCCCTTGGGGATCTCAAGATAGACATCCTCCAGGGCGGTTATGTCCGGATGGAAGATCTTGGTCACCCCTGACAAACGAATATCCATGAAATGCTACCTCCTGCGCATGTTCAAAACCTGCACCGCCGCCCCAACTATCCTTCCGCTGGTGAGACCATAGTACTCCCGAAGCTCCTCATCGGACCCGCTTTGGCCAAACCGATCGTCTCCGCACACAAGCCTAACCGGCACGGGATACTTGGAGGACAGGCACTGGCAGACCGCACTGCCGAGACCACCGAAAAGACTGTGCTCCTCCGCAACCACGCAGCACCCGGTCCGCCTCACCGATGAAAGGACCACCTGTTCCGCCAGAGGCCTTACGGTGTAACAGTCTATTACCTCCGCGTCTATGCCCTGGCTCGAAAGCACCTGGGCGGCCTTTAATGCCTCGTGCACCATGATACCACAAGCACATATCGTGACCCCCTCCCCCTGGGTGAGCAGCCTAGCCCCCCCTATGGAGAAGTCCCCTTCGTCCAATCCGGTGAGATCCCGCAATGCCCGCCTGGTGAGCCTCATGTAGGAAGGGCCCTTCAAATCCACGGTAAGCCCTGTAAGCCTTCTGGTGGATACCCCATCGCAGGGGACCAGAACCGGCATCCCCGGCATGGCGGTCATGAGGCCAAGGTCCTCCACCATCTGGCTTGGAGCCCCGTCGGGCCCCATGTCAAGCCCTCCGCAGGGGCTTACCAGGTGAACCTCCAATGACGGTATGGCCACCGAAGACCTTATGAGATCGTACGTCCTCCCCACCAGGAAGGGGCTGGAGGATGACACGAACACCCTCTTGCCCCCCAAGGCCAGTCCGGCAGCGGTGAGCACCATCTCCTGCTCAGACATCCCCGCCACGAAGAACCTTCGGGGGTACATGCTCTTGAACGCTCCGGACAGGGTGGGCTCCCTTGAATCCAGGACCACCAGATCCTCGATCTCCTCCCCCATGGCGCACAACGTCTCCTCGTAAGCGATCCACAGGGGGCTAGGTTCTCTCATCGGAAGGTCTCCTCCCATCTGATTCTATGGAGCTTATCGCCACGTCCACATCCTCCCGGGATAAGGGACCCCTGCAGGACGAACCGCCGGGCAGGAGAACCCCCCCGGCCTCCCGGGTCCTCAATATCACCGCCTTGGGCGAGTCTACCCCCATGATGGAACGGAAGGTGGCGTCCATGGACATGAAATCATGTCCATCCCCCTCCGCCACGGTCCAGCCAAAGGACTCAAGCTTTGCCTTTATGGTGTCAACGCTGTCCACGGGACCCCACTGCTCCTTGCCGTGATCGGTAACGTTTATCACCGCCACCAGCCCACCAAGCCTCCTGAACGACGCGGAAAAGGCGGCCTCCCACACGGTCCCGTCTCGAAGCTCCCCATCTCCCATGAGGCAAAAGGTCCTGCAGGGCATTTTGTCCATCTGAAGCGACATGGACAACCCCACCGCCATACCCAACCCCATCCCCGACGGACCGGAAGGGGCATCCAAACCGGGTATCCTGCGGTACTCCGGGTTCCCCTGAAGAAGGGCCCCCAGACGACCGAAGCTCCAAAGCTCTTCCCGGCTGAAGAAACCGCGCCTTGCCAGTACGGCGTACAGCACCGGAGCGGCCCTACGTTTGCTCAGGATGAACCTGTCCCTCCTGAGGTCCCTGGGGTTTGACGGATCCACAGAAAGGGCCTCCCAATAAAGGTACACCAACAGGTCCGCCAAGGCCAATGAGGACTCCAAACATCCGACCTTGGCCAGGCCTATCATCCTCACCACGTCCTTGCGGACCTCCCGAGCTATGGATATGAGCTCCTTAGACCTTTCCTCACTCAACACGGCACATCACCGCCCGCCCACAGGGTCCGGCTTCAATTTTAATTTTAACAGCGCCGTCCCCATCGCATCCCTCAAAGCCTGGGCGGATTCCTCCAGAACCCCGGGATCTACCCCTTTCCCAAGGACTATATCCCCTTCCCCAACGTGTTTAGGGATCCCGAAGGCGTCTGCAAAGGACTCCACCTTCGGATCATAAGGCAAGGCCCCGCAGGGCAACCCAGAAAGGGCGGACAACACGACCCCGTGCAGCCTCATGGACAGAGATCCTCCAGCCCGGGACGCCAT encodes the following:
- a CDS encoding murein hydrolase activator EnvC family protein, whose product is MGFKRFFLAFSLLAVLCERSYAAGASDLERRLKQEEKRLNQVQSQISYHQRKVKEMEGKERDVISEIETLAQQIAVTEQRISVLSLQREKVKERMRQLVSEIRNTSTRIDYVKELLKARLVAIYKYGGIAEFNLLLSAPGAMDALSTSYLLGRIADQDQRLIRELSDRKTRLSMAHRELAEQRALLEKQNQDLQDNKYRLKVASDRRNDLLKRVRSEKSLHLAELQEYQRMEQAINSTITRLMEEKRRRLAEARARAAQIKASAPKEVIYYKGGRLAWPVVGQIRSSFGVRVHPVFRTRIMHTGIDISGNHGDPVRAAENGEVLYAGWLRGYGQVIILDHGGDITTVYAHLSKIEVNEGEKVGRGEVIGRVGSTGIATGPHLHFEVRVNGKATNPRGYLQ
- a CDS encoding cell division protein FtsX — translated: MGSFRYAIRDGLRLVFRHWGLSFLTLFTSAAVFYLMGSSILFVLNTRHVVKNLEGELSIQAYVSPNVDLNGFAARVRRMPHVRAVEVITPAKALERLKARLGSQAQAITLLGENPLPPSVEVWVDKASSVPIVARELVAVDEVQDVVYAGKLAEKLAKLSRFAGRFSLAVLLVAVAASGVVLFNTIRIAVYSKEEEIAIMLMVGATPSFVAMPFIIQGVLLGSLGAFCSSVMLAFSYGAAVERLKDFLPFLELLNDSSLLVRLGGVLVGGGALVSFFASFLAVERFIRRALKPL
- a CDS encoding divergent polysaccharide deacetylase family protein, whose amino-acid sequence is MRRLLWAVLILLLVVFVGRFWREGLEVFDRLWDRGALEVARDDAAESGVPGKAAPQDNPLVEPGRKAPVASADEPGKGPLADGAHLTPPRPAKGVDRSGEPRRWLAIVVDDMGYDVKAARRLASLELPMTWAIIPGAPHASQVARIAESKGIPYLVHVPMKALSDGSSKGMVVAPDMAPEEIRDRAKAAFDALPGAVGVNNHRGSGATADRPAMEAFLGALKAQRPGWFFLDSRTNPKSVAFSVALEMGLKAFRNRYFIDAVPGGEERALMAALSGAYRSGRAVAIGHPRPGTIEVLSRLSRGELPMPEGLDLVRLTQVAGEGGGGKR
- a CDS encoding cell division ATP-binding protein FtsE; the encoded protein is MDIRLSGVTKIFHPDITALEDVYLEIPKGEFVYLVGPTGSGKTTLMRTITREVMPTRGQVMVGSYSLRKISRVDLSLFRRDVGVIYQDFCLLPHLNVFENVAFVLEVLGMPPREVKERTDEVLERVNLWRRRFLYPPQLSGGEQQRVAIARAIVNSPSILLADEPTGNLDLHTAEEIMQLILSINAMGTTVLMATHNQYLVDSYRQRVVELKMGRVVRDEKRGRYEIDGEL
- a CDS encoding transketolase family protein, with translation MREPSPLWIAYEETLCAMGEEIEDLVVLDSREPTLSGAFKSMYPRRFFVAGMSEQEMVLTAAGLALGGKRVFVSSSSPFLVGRTYDLIRSSVAIPSLEVHLVSPCGGLDMGPDGAPSQMVEDLGLMTAMPGMPVLVPCDGVSTRRLTGLTVDLKGPSYMRLTRRALRDLTGLDEGDFSIGGARLLTQGEGVTICACGIMVHEALKAAQVLSSQGIDAEVIDCYTVRPLAEQVVLSSVRRTGCCVVAEEHSLFGGLGSAVCQCLSSKYPVPVRLVCGDDRFGQSGSDEELREYYGLTSGRIVGAAVQVLNMRRR
- a CDS encoding S41 family peptidase gives rise to the protein MFKRFRDLVLGVIIGALAVTGVMAAMAGDGIQQGSIKDPFSPRNMAILRQARAIIDLYHVDADKLPGEQKLFYGAMKGMVAAAGDPYTRFVDPSQLKEESIEMEGQYGGVGMYVGQRDGKVLVISPMEGTPAERAGLKPMDEIVKVGDKIVVGMNQDEVVNMLRGPAGTKVTVWVRRKGKDEIIKFDLIREIIKIRSVRKEMLKDKYAYVRLAHFTQTAGQEMAEAVAWASSKGAKGIVLDLRNNPGGLLNAAADVASCFLNDGDLVVSTKGRVDRANEAMYASGRVKFKGPLVVLINEGSASASEIVAGALKDHGRAKLVGVKSFGKGSVQTLFNLPDGAGMYVTIARYYTPSGRMIDKVGLNPDVKVSGEPMGDLAKDPQVRKGVEILKSMR
- a CDS encoding GNAT family N-acetyltransferase is translated as MIIGEIRFCGVEDVLCLEELDVMCGSPAWSRGLFLHHVASDRGGAVIGMFLKGKLRGFLVWELRGDEAWVVRIGVHRDFRRLGLGSQLMCAMEVMAMAQGCLRARLHVRSSNRDAMGFYSAMGFRRVELVPGYYSDGEDGELWETELPFNI
- a CDS encoding adenylosuccinate synthase; its protein translation is MKRRAEVIIGAQWGDEGKGRVVDALADRVDLVVRYQGGANAGHTVIAGGEKHVFHLLPSGMLYPGKTCVIGGGVVVDPDQLLAELGELRERGKDRARLVVSRNAHVVMPYHKTLDVLSERERSASQRIGTTSRGIGPCYVDKFARVGIRIGDLLDEGVLREKLALNLESKNLLLTRIYGEKPLAMDDLMDRAIQWGCQLAPYVGDAYVEVNRALDEGKGVLFEGAQGTLLDVDFGTYPYVTSSSPTAGGACTGVGVGPNRIDRVIGVAKAYCTRVGEGPFPTELNCEIGSRLREVGNEYGATTGRPRRCGWLDLVALKYSVMVNGLDAIALTKLDVLSGLEQINVAVEYRIDGSSTVYFPTDHRMLSAAEPVYKTLKGFNEDISGCTSFDELPKAAKDYVAFIEEYCGVPVVLLGVGPAREATIIRGL
- a CDS encoding transketolase produces the protein MLSEERSKELISIAREVRKDVVRMIGLAKVGCLESSLALADLLVYLYWEALSVDPSNPRDLRRDRFILSKRRAAPVLYAVLARRGFFSREELWSFGRLGALLQGNPEYRRIPGLDAPSGPSGMGLGMAVGLSMSLQMDKMPCRTFCLMGDGELRDGTVWEAAFSASFRRLGGLVAVINVTDHGKEQWGPVDSVDTIKAKLESFGWTVAEGDGHDFMSMDATFRSIMGVDSPKAVILRTREAGGVLLPGGSSCRGPLSREDVDVAISSIESDGRRPSDERT